From Proteiniborus sp. MB09-C3, the proteins below share one genomic window:
- a CDS encoding NAD-dependent protein deacylase, whose product MSIEKLKKIIEESNNIVFFGGAGVSTESNIPDFRSSSGIYSTESSLKYPPEMILSHSFFVKHTEDFYSFYKTKMIYKEAKPNDAHIALAELEKRGKVKAVITQNIDGLHQMAGSKNVLELHGSIYRNYCTKCNKYFDLDYIIESTSIPICDECNGTVKPDVVLYEESLDMNVLDRALKYIQEADVLIVGGTSLTVYPAASLVQYYNGDKLILINKSQTQYDRRAALTFNESIGKVLKQAI is encoded by the coding sequence ATGAGCATTGAGAAACTAAAAAAAATTATAGAAGAGAGCAATAATATTGTATTTTTCGGAGGAGCAGGGGTTTCTACTGAAAGCAACATACCTGATTTTAGATCTAGCTCTGGGATATATTCAACTGAAAGCAGTCTGAAATATCCACCTGAAATGATATTGAGCCATAGCTTTTTTGTGAAGCATACAGAAGATTTTTATAGCTTTTACAAGACAAAGATGATATATAAAGAGGCTAAGCCTAATGATGCCCATATTGCACTAGCAGAACTAGAAAAAAGGGGTAAGGTAAAAGCTGTAATCACTCAGAATATTGATGGACTGCACCAAATGGCAGGCTCAAAAAATGTACTTGAGCTACATGGGTCCATATATAGAAATTATTGCACAAAATGCAATAAATACTTTGACCTTGACTATATTATTGAATCTACTAGTATACCAATATGTGATGAATGCAATGGTACGGTAAAGCCGGATGTAGTTCTGTACGAGGAAAGCTTGGATATGAACGTACTAGACAGAGCTTTAAAATATATTCAAGAAGCAGATGTCCTAATAGTTGGAGGAACGTCTTTAACTGTTTATCCAGCAGCTAGCTTAGTCCAGTATTATAATGGAGACAAGTTGATTTTAATAAATAAATCTCAAACACAATATGATAGAAGAGCTGCTTTGACCTTTAATGAAAGCATAGGCAAAGTACTTAAGCAGGCTATATGA
- a CDS encoding ABC-F family ATP-binding cassette domain-containing protein, producing MNLVSIENISKSYSEKQLINNINFGINEGDKIGVIGINGTGKSTLLKIIAGVEAADEGRIIRGNSVRIEYLSQNPDFDPEITVLEQVFRGSSDVMKVIREYEKALQNPDTPIEKITKLTSAMDAANAWQIESEAKAVLTKLGVLDFSAKVGTLSGGQRKRIALASALITPSELLILDEPTNHLDNDTIDWLEQYLNKRKGALLMVTHDRYFLDRVVNQIIELDSGNLHVYKGNYNYFLEKKLEREGIEAASERKRQSLVRKELAWIMRGAKARSTKQKARIERFEKLNEKSIDSVDEKLDISVASSRLGKKVIELEHINKSFDDERVIDDFSYIVLRDDRVGIVGPNGSGKSTLINIISGRLAPDSGKLDIGETVRIGVFSQETYHMDDSLRVIEYIREGAEFLSTAEGQKISASQMLERFLFPPHEQWAPISKLSGGEKRRLYLLRVLMDAPNVLLLDEPTNDLDIETLTILEDYLDDFQGAVIAVSHDRYFLDKMAEKIFVFEGNGRIKQYTGNYSLFKENKIVDSEENTNNRESSKDKDTDNKSNLGKEKEKPLKFTFKEQKEYDEIDDIIAELEGKIQDIETKISKAATDYVLLQELLTQKEELEKQLDEKMQRWVYLNELAEEIEKNKKS from the coding sequence ATGAACCTTGTAAGTATAGAGAATATTTCAAAAAGCTATAGCGAAAAGCAATTGATTAATAATATAAATTTTGGCATAAATGAAGGCGATAAAATAGGTGTTATTGGCATAAACGGTACAGGTAAATCCACACTATTGAAAATAATTGCGGGAGTAGAAGCTGCAGATGAGGGAAGAATTATAAGAGGCAATTCTGTGAGAATAGAATATCTATCACAGAATCCGGATTTTGACCCTGAAATAACGGTGCTGGAGCAAGTTTTTAGAGGCAGCTCAGATGTTATGAAAGTAATTAGAGAATATGAAAAAGCCCTCCAAAATCCAGACACACCAATTGAAAAGATCACAAAGCTTACAAGTGCCATGGATGCAGCAAATGCATGGCAGATAGAGAGTGAAGCAAAAGCAGTGCTTACCAAGCTTGGTGTCCTTGATTTTAGTGCAAAGGTAGGTACCTTATCAGGAGGGCAGAGAAAAAGAATAGCCCTAGCCTCTGCATTAATTACCCCTTCAGAATTGCTTATTTTAGACGAACCAACAAACCATCTCGACAATGATACAATAGATTGGCTGGAGCAATATCTAAACAAGAGAAAAGGCGCACTTCTGATGGTTACCCATGATAGATATTTTTTAGATAGAGTAGTTAATCAAATAATCGAGCTGGATAGCGGAAATCTCCATGTGTACAAGGGAAATTATAACTATTTTCTTGAGAAAAAATTAGAAAGAGAAGGAATTGAGGCTGCTAGCGAGAGAAAAAGACAAAGCCTAGTGAGAAAAGAGCTAGCATGGATAATGAGAGGTGCAAAGGCACGAAGTACTAAGCAAAAGGCTAGAATAGAACGGTTTGAAAAGTTAAATGAAAAATCTATAGATTCAGTTGATGAAAAATTAGACATATCAGTAGCTAGCAGTCGTCTTGGGAAAAAGGTAATAGAGCTTGAGCATATCAATAAGTCCTTTGATGATGAAAGGGTAATAGATGATTTTAGCTATATAGTCTTAAGAGATGATAGAGTAGGTATAGTAGGGCCAAATGGGAGCGGAAAGTCAACGCTTATAAACATAATAAGCGGAAGACTAGCACCTGATAGCGGAAAACTAGATATAGGAGAGACCGTAAGAATAGGAGTGTTTTCTCAGGAAACATATCATATGGACGATAGCCTAAGAGTGATAGAATATATTAGAGAAGGAGCAGAGTTTCTGTCTACAGCAGAAGGACAAAAAATAAGTGCTTCACAAATGCTGGAGAGATTTTTATTTCCTCCCCATGAGCAATGGGCTCCAATATCTAAGCTTTCTGGAGGAGAAAAAAGAAGATTATATTTACTAAGAGTGCTTATGGACGCACCAAATGTATTATTGCTGGATGAGCCAACTAATGACTTGGATATAGAAACTCTTACAATTTTAGAAGATTATTTAGACGATTTTCAAGGAGCGGTTATTGCCGTTTCCCATGATAGATATTTTTTAGATAAAATGGCAGAGAAAATATTTGTTTTCGAAGGAAATGGAAGGATAAAACAGTATACTGGAAATTATTCATTATTCAAGGAAAATAAAATTGTGGATAGCGAAGAAAATACTAATAATAGAGAATCTAGCAAAGACAAAGATACAGATAATAAGAGTAATCTGGGAAAAGAAAAGGAAAAACCGCTGAAATTTACTTTTAAAGAGCAAAAAGAATATGATGAAATAGATGACATAATTGCTGAGCTTGAAGGAAAAATACAGGATATAGAGACTAAAATTAGCAAGGCAGCTACAGATTATGTATTATTACAAGAGCTATTGACTCAAAAAGAAGAACTAGAAAAGCAGTTAGATGAAAAGATGCAGAGATGGGTATATTTGAATGAATTAGCCGAAGAAATTGAAAAAAATAAGAAGTCATAG
- a CDS encoding ABC transporter translates to MKDFIEIKNARVNNLRGVDVRILKNKLNVITGVSGSGKSSLAFDTLYEEGKKRYLTFSGSQFIIDRKEIFDSITGLSPTVAVEQRIIRQSNPRSTVATRINLDAMLAALFAHYGVVDNQYDDGIPLEIANFQKGSPKGMCTRCRGAGAVFSIDEEAIFQNMDVTIENLFDGNQTHYIHLCMRLDKIYGISRKRTLRSLSEEELRLFKYGDGGGFAGATGFAGVVPWLMESYKYHKGRGRDNWITNLPYIGMKTCPKCQGVGLGIAALHTRIDGKTIREIEEMYIGDIYDFLKAYGGGRNQLVDKILGRLEGLSQVGLSHLSLSRKIPTLSGGELQRVFLASYIMAEMDSIIFVFDEPTIGLHEVEKESLIKLLRRLVEEGNTVVAVEHDEGFMRNADYIIDMGPGAGINGGRKIFEGSYADFLRCKGSMTAPYLTKEAAFPIKQEYRSILGKNMLRIENASLHNLKNISVSIPLGVMVGVAGVSGSGKSSLIADTLVPRLKGLLKNNCVVAEADDEDEEVSNALLIGTEHIKDCFIIDQRPIGRNKTSCPATYIGIMDRIRSLFAATDEAKGKGCTVSMFTRNSDGGCPRCKGEGMLHHYVGYGSFVDLVCDDCEGTGYVDKARAILLDGKNICDVLNMSVDEAEEFFKDKDEEISSILNILQEVGMGYITLGQSIPTISGGESQRIKLAKELSGGRKAAKKKSKRSLYILDEPTTGLSLYDTERLLALLNKLVECGNSVIITEHDVHMLANCDYLIEMGKGGGKEGGEIITTGTPKELKENSCSLIGRYLP, encoded by the coding sequence GTGAAGGATTTTATTGAGATAAAGAACGCAAGGGTTAACAATCTGCGAGGTGTGGATGTAAGGATACTGAAGAATAAGCTTAATGTAATTACAGGTGTATCTGGGAGTGGAAAGTCAAGCCTTGCTTTTGACACATTGTATGAAGAAGGGAAAAAAAGATATTTGACTTTTTCAGGATCACAGTTCATTATTGATAGGAAGGAGATTTTCGACAGTATTACGGGGCTGTCACCTACTGTTGCAGTTGAACAGAGGATTATCCGTCAGTCAAATCCAAGGAGCACAGTCGCCACTAGAATTAATCTTGACGCTATGCTTGCAGCTCTTTTTGCCCATTATGGAGTAGTAGATAATCAGTATGATGATGGTATTCCTTTAGAAATTGCGAACTTTCAGAAAGGCTCGCCCAAAGGAATGTGTACCAGATGTCGAGGAGCAGGAGCTGTTTTTAGTATTGATGAGGAAGCAATATTTCAGAATATGGATGTGACCATTGAAAATCTATTTGACGGAAACCAGACTCACTATATCCATCTATGTATGCGACTTGACAAAATTTATGGTATAAGCAGGAAAAGGACCTTAAGATCATTAAGTGAAGAAGAGCTTCGCCTGTTCAAGTATGGAGACGGTGGGGGATTTGCCGGTGCTACTGGATTTGCGGGAGTTGTTCCATGGCTGATGGAAAGCTATAAATATCATAAAGGACGTGGAAGGGATAACTGGATTACAAACCTTCCCTATATCGGCATGAAGACTTGTCCAAAATGCCAAGGAGTTGGTCTTGGAATCGCTGCTCTTCATACAAGAATTGATGGGAAGACCATAAGGGAAATTGAAGAAATGTATATTGGAGATATATACGACTTCTTGAAGGCATATGGAGGCGGAAGGAATCAGTTGGTGGATAAAATTTTGGGGCGTTTGGAGGGACTCTCTCAGGTAGGCTTAAGTCACCTTTCTCTTTCTAGGAAGATTCCAACCCTGTCAGGGGGAGAACTGCAAAGAGTGTTTTTGGCTTCCTATATCATGGCAGAGATGGATTCCATTATTTTTGTATTCGATGAGCCTACCATAGGACTCCATGAAGTGGAGAAGGAAAGCTTGATTAAGCTTCTGAGGAGATTGGTCGAAGAAGGAAATACAGTTGTTGCAGTAGAACATGATGAAGGTTTTATGCGTAATGCTGATTATATTATTGATATGGGACCAGGTGCAGGGATAAATGGTGGAAGAAAGATTTTTGAAGGAAGCTATGCAGATTTCCTAAGGTGCAAGGGTTCAATGACCGCACCGTATCTCACGAAAGAAGCTGCGTTTCCAATTAAGCAGGAGTACAGGAGCATACTGGGTAAAAATATGTTACGTATTGAGAATGCTAGCCTGCATAACTTGAAGAATATAAGTGTCTCCATTCCATTAGGTGTAATGGTTGGCGTTGCAGGGGTATCCGGGAGCGGTAAGTCAAGCTTGATAGCAGATACTTTAGTTCCTAGGCTTAAAGGGCTGCTGAAAAATAATTGTGTGGTAGCAGAAGCAGATGATGAGGACGAAGAGGTATCTAATGCACTTCTTATAGGAACAGAGCATATTAAGGATTGCTTTATCATAGATCAGAGACCAATTGGAAGAAACAAGACTTCATGTCCTGCGACATATATAGGGATTATGGACAGAATACGCAGTCTCTTTGCTGCAACAGATGAGGCAAAGGGAAAAGGTTGTACGGTTTCCATGTTTACTAGAAATTCGGATGGTGGCTGCCCGAGATGCAAGGGAGAAGGTATGCTACATCATTATGTGGGGTATGGAAGCTTTGTTGACTTGGTATGTGATGACTGCGAAGGGACTGGATATGTAGATAAAGCAAGAGCTATCCTGCTGGATGGTAAGAATATCTGTGATGTTCTGAACATGAGCGTGGATGAAGCAGAAGAGTTTTTTAAGGATAAGGATGAAGAAATAAGTAGTATTCTGAATATCTTACAGGAAGTTGGTATGGGATACATTACTCTTGGACAATCAATACCCACGATTTCAGGAGGAGAGAGTCAAAGAATCAAGCTTGCAAAGGAACTTTCCGGAGGGAGAAAAGCCGCTAAAAAGAAAAGTAAGCGCTCTCTTTACATTCTCGATGAACCGACAACTGGTCTTTCTCTATACGATACAGAAAGATTACTGGCACTTCTCAATAAGCTAGTAGAATGTGGGAATTCTGTCATCATTACAGAGCATGACGTACATATGCTGGCAAACTGTGATTATCTGATTGAGATGGGAAAAGGCGGTGGAAAAGAAGGCGGAGAGATTATTACGACTGGTACACCAAAGGAGCTGAAAGAAAACAGCTGCTCACTGATAGGAAGGTATCTACCATGA
- a CDS encoding serine hydrolase, whose translation MIKERKLDEYIKTKQYRLVNSVLMWKNGRIILERYYNGFTKESRNVIRSVVKSIISIATGICIDKGFIKSLDEPVCRYLGDFNQGIHPYHRAITIRNLLTMTSGIYWVGGVHYHCPQLAVLRKSPSWVEHIAETDMIHVPGTNFNYSEFDIILLTAVLEKAVGGDIFSFINDNLYIPLHINSGPWWRSKCGIAYSCAEAGEGNGGLNESPSNLTAREMLSLGQVFLQEGVFEDKQIVSGKYVKEAILPSKYNSAYGYLWWLGKDFYGCRGFGGQNITVVPDKNQIFVIQATPTARGKEYDDIIELLRES comes from the coding sequence ATGATAAAAGAACGTAAATTAGATGAATATATAAAAACAAAGCAATACAGACTAGTCAATAGTGTCCTAATGTGGAAGAATGGCAGGATAATTTTAGAGAGATATTACAATGGCTTTACCAAGGAGAGCAGAAACGTAATCCGTTCAGTGGTAAAAAGCATTATTTCTATTGCAACAGGGATCTGTATTGACAAAGGTTTTATTAAAAGTTTGGATGAACCAGTATGTAGATATTTGGGTGATTTTAATCAGGGAATTCATCCTTATCACAGAGCGATTACAATTAGGAATCTTTTGACGATGACCTCTGGTATCTATTGGGTGGGTGGTGTACATTATCATTGCCCACAGCTGGCTGTTCTCCGTAAGAGCCCCAGCTGGGTGGAGCATATTGCAGAAACAGATATGATTCATGTACCTGGAACGAATTTCAATTACAGTGAATTCGATATAATTTTGCTTACTGCTGTTTTGGAGAAGGCGGTTGGCGGTGATATTTTTTCATTTATCAATGATAATCTGTATATACCCCTACATATAAACAGTGGTCCATGGTGGAGGAGTAAATGTGGTATAGCCTATAGCTGTGCAGAAGCTGGAGAAGGAAATGGTGGTCTAAACGAGAGCCCTTCCAATCTAACAGCACGAGAAATGTTAAGCTTAGGGCAGGTTTTTCTTCAGGAAGGTGTATTTGAGGACAAGCAAATTGTTTCAGGGAAGTACGTTAAGGAGGCAATTTTACCGTCAAAATACAATTCTGCCTACGGGTATTTGTGGTGGCTTGGAAAGGATTTTTATGGGTGCAGAGGATTCGGAGGACAGAATATCACTGTAGTGCCTGACAAGAATCAGATATTTGTAATTCAGGCAACCCCTACTGCCAGAGGTAAAGAATATGACGATATTATCGAGCTGCTTAGGGAAAGTTGA
- a CDS encoding antitoxin VbhA family protein → MDNDKAWEYALGMIKIDGLEPSKEYLELIEKEKRGEITTDDIRKVLDKKYRVIERGKNV, encoded by the coding sequence ATGGACAACGACAAGGCTTGGGAATATGCCTTAGGTATGATTAAAATAGATGGTTTAGAGCCTTCAAAAGAATACTTAGAACTTATTGAAAAAGAAAAAAGAGGAGAAATAACTACAGATGATATAAGAAAAGTATTAGATAAAAAATATAGGGTAATAGAAAGAGGTAAAAATGTTTAA
- a CDS encoding DNA topoisomerase III — MARTLVLAEKPSVARDIARVLRCNKKGNGYLEGDKYIVTWALGHLVTLADPEEYDKRYKTWKLEDLPMLPSQLKLVVIKQTGKQFQTVKEQMYRKDVNEIVIATDAGREGELVARWIIEKANIKKPIKRLWISSVTDKAIKEGFNKLKDGKEYENLYASAVARAEADWIVGINATRALTCKYNAQLSCGRVQTPTLAMIAKREEEIQNFKPREFYGIQALSKELKLTWQDSQTKDIKTFDKEKSDKIFLSIKGKDAQVIDIDKSYKKNFSPGLYDLTELQRDANRIFGYSAKETLSIMQKLYESHKVLTYPRTDSRYISSDIVDTLKDRIKACSVGPYTAIANKVLRSPIKANKSFVDDSKVSDHHAIIPTEQTVFLQELNDRERKIYDLVVKRFLAVLYPAFEYEQTTIKAKIGNETFIAKGKIVLSQGWKEVYSNNFEEDYEEDVAEQTLPNINKGDTIKISSITQTKGATKPPALFNEGTLLSAMENPKKYMEGEDKALIKIIGETGGIGTVATRADIIEKLFKTFLIEKKGKDIFITSKGKQLLELVPEDLKSPTLTAEWEQKLGAISKGQLNKNAFISEMKGYSKTVVGEIKKSEDTFRHDNLTKTKCPECGKYMLEVNGKKGKMLICQDRECGYRKSISKETNARCPNCRKKLQLHGEGEGQIFICSCGYREKLSAFNERRKESKNTVSKKDVSRYLKEQKKSKDEPINSALADALSKLKLK; from the coding sequence ATGGCACGTACACTAGTATTAGCTGAAAAGCCAAGTGTGGCTAGAGATATAGCAAGAGTTTTAAGGTGCAATAAAAAGGGAAATGGATATTTAGAAGGTGATAAATATATTGTTACTTGGGCATTAGGTCATCTAGTTACATTAGCTGACCCAGAGGAATACGATAAAAGATATAAGACTTGGAAGCTGGAAGACTTGCCTATGCTACCTTCTCAGCTTAAATTAGTGGTTATAAAACAGACTGGCAAGCAATTTCAAACCGTTAAGGAACAAATGTACAGAAAAGATGTAAATGAAATAGTAATAGCCACTGATGCAGGACGTGAAGGCGAGCTTGTTGCAAGGTGGATAATTGAAAAGGCTAATATTAAGAAGCCCATTAAACGACTTTGGATATCCTCTGTCACAGATAAGGCTATAAAGGAAGGCTTTAATAAATTAAAGGACGGAAAAGAATACGAAAATCTATACGCTTCCGCAGTGGCACGTGCTGAGGCTGATTGGATTGTAGGAATAAATGCTACTCGTGCCTTAACATGCAAATATAATGCACAGCTTTCCTGCGGAAGAGTTCAGACTCCTACTCTTGCTATGATTGCCAAGAGAGAAGAAGAAATCCAGAACTTCAAGCCAAGAGAATTTTATGGAATTCAAGCCTTATCAAAGGAGCTAAAGCTGACATGGCAGGACAGTCAGACAAAGGATATAAAAACCTTTGATAAGGAAAAAAGTGATAAAATATTTTTGTCCATAAAGGGAAAAGATGCTCAAGTCATAGATATTGATAAGTCATATAAGAAGAACTTTTCACCAGGACTCTATGATTTAACTGAATTACAGAGAGATGCAAATAGAATTTTTGGTTATTCAGCAAAGGAAACTCTTTCTATTATGCAGAAATTATATGAAAGTCATAAGGTACTTACGTATCCAAGAACCGATTCCAGATATATTTCCTCTGATATAGTAGATACATTGAAGGACAGAATAAAAGCCTGTAGTGTAGGACCATATACAGCTATAGCCAATAAAGTCCTAAGAAGCCCTATAAAAGCAAACAAATCCTTTGTTGATGACAGCAAGGTTTCAGACCACCATGCTATTATACCAACAGAGCAGACAGTATTTTTGCAGGAGTTAAATGACAGAGAGCGTAAAATATATGATTTAGTTGTAAAGCGTTTTTTAGCAGTGCTATATCCAGCCTTTGAATACGAGCAGACGACCATAAAGGCTAAGATTGGCAATGAGACATTTATTGCCAAAGGAAAGATAGTATTATCCCAAGGCTGGAAGGAAGTCTATTCAAACAATTTTGAAGAAGATTATGAGGAAGACGTTGCGGAGCAGACACTACCTAACATAAATAAGGGAGATACAATAAAAATATCTTCTATTACTCAAACTAAAGGAGCAACTAAACCACCAGCGCTCTTTAACGAAGGAACCTTGCTTTCAGCCATGGAAAACCCTAAAAAATATATGGAAGGCGAAGACAAGGCTCTAATCAAGATAATAGGGGAAACTGGCGGTATAGGTACAGTTGCAACAAGAGCCGATATTATTGAAAAGCTATTTAAAACATTTCTAATAGAAAAGAAGGGTAAGGACATATTTATTACGTCTAAAGGTAAGCAGCTTCTTGAGCTAGTTCCTGAAGACTTAAAGTCACCAACTCTGACAGCAGAATGGGAGCAAAAGCTAGGAGCTATTTCAAAGGGACAATTAAATAAAAATGCTTTTATAAGTGAAATGAAAGGCTATTCTAAGACAGTTGTAGGTGAAATAAAGAAAAGCGAAGATACATTTAGACACGATAATCTCACTAAAACTAAATGCCCTGAGTGCGGGAAGTATATGCTTGAGGTAAATGGTAAAAAGGGCAAGATGCTCATATGTCAGGATAGAGAATGTGGGTATAGGAAAAGTATCTCCAAAGAAACTAATGCCAGATGTCCAAATTGCAGAAAAAAACTACAGCTCCATGGAGAGGGAGAAGGACAAATATTTATCTGTAGCTGCGGGTATAGAGAAAAGCTTTCTGCATTTAATGAAAGAAGAAAGGAATCAAAAAATACAGTTTCTAAAAAAGATGTGTCCAGATATCTTAAGGAGCAAAAGAAAAGCAAGGACGAACCAATAAACTCTGCTCTTGCAGATGCATTGTCTAAGCTTAAGCTAAAGTAG
- a CDS encoding response regulator transcription factor, whose product MYKIMVIEDDKKLQELTKSHLEKYGYETCSVEDFSQIKKEFIYHNPHLVLMDINLPYYDGFYWCRDIRTVSKVPIIFISARGSDMDQVMAIENGGDDYITKPFSYDLLIVKIKGAIRRVYGEYSENSHSEVYEVDGLYMYIHQNIIEYDSKKTELSSKEFLLLYSLLKNVNQIVSREELLEILWNDIDFVDDNTLSVNITRLRKRLEDIGIEDAIETKRGQGYRLVNNWSR is encoded by the coding sequence ATGTATAAAATAATGGTAATTGAAGACGATAAAAAACTTCAAGAATTGACTAAAAGCCATCTAGAAAAGTATGGTTATGAAACATGCTCAGTTGAGGATTTCTCACAGATAAAAAAAGAATTTATTTACCATAATCCACATTTAGTTCTAATGGATATCAATCTCCCTTATTATGACGGTTTTTACTGGTGCAGAGATATAAGGACGGTTTCAAAGGTACCTATAATTTTCATCTCTGCCAGAGGCTCGGATATGGATCAGGTAATGGCCATAGAAAACGGAGGAGACGATTATATCACTAAGCCTTTTTCTTATGATTTACTCATAGTAAAGATAAAAGGAGCTATTAGAAGAGTATATGGAGAGTATTCGGAAAATAGTCATAGCGAGGTCTATGAAGTAGATGGACTCTATATGTACATCCATCAAAATATAATAGAGTACGATAGCAAAAAGACGGAGCTTAGCAGCAAGGAATTTTTACTCTTATATTCTCTACTTAAAAATGTTAACCAAATAGTTTCGAGGGAAGAACTGCTAGAGATACTATGGAATGACATAGATTTTGTAGATGATAATACACTATCAGTAAATATTACACGACTTAGAAAAAGACTTGAGGATATAGGAATAGAAGATGCCATAGAGACAAAGAGAGGACAAGGCTATAGGCTTGTCAACAATTGGAGCAGATAG
- a CDS encoding sensor histidine kinase encodes MNFKKYIKDRISYIVAFFTNTLLIILVMYLTLIINQKKFPKENVIYSFLISFVLFLFFMGYDYLKNRPFYKYLNKAADSTDKLDSILSLTEARTYEQLMYNKILHETYKSYGDKLSKYEENQRQYIYFINQWVHQMKTPVSVINLLLQDKNKENYRETLDSISEENEKITHGLEMMLCNARLSQFNLDFKVEKVDILSTIRKVINDNKKSLIRHSIYPKIVCEENITVETDNKWISFVINQILVNAIKYSKDVSDKDKHITFEIKDEGSRTILSIEDQGIGIPKEDRSRVFNAFFTGINGRKTSESTGMGMYLSKRICDELGHGLTLESEEGKGTKFFIIFYKGKNIFNLTIM; translated from the coding sequence ATGAATTTCAAAAAATATATTAAGGATAGAATCAGCTATATAGTGGCATTCTTTACAAATACACTTTTAATAATTTTAGTAATGTATCTAACTCTAATCATTAATCAAAAAAAATTTCCAAAGGAAAATGTAATTTATTCTTTCTTGATATCATTTGTATTATTTTTATTTTTCATGGGATACGATTATTTAAAAAATAGGCCTTTTTATAAATATCTTAATAAAGCTGCTGATTCAACAGATAAATTGGACAGTATCTTAAGCTTGACAGAGGCTAGAACATATGAGCAATTAATGTACAATAAAATATTACATGAGACATATAAATCATATGGTGATAAGCTATCTAAATACGAGGAGAATCAAAGACAATATATATATTTCATTAATCAATGGGTACATCAGATGAAAACCCCTGTATCAGTGATTAATCTCTTATTGCAGGATAAAAACAAGGAAAATTACAGAGAAACACTTGACAGTATTTCCGAGGAAAATGAAAAGATAACTCATGGACTAGAGATGATGCTCTGCAATGCTAGGCTAAGCCAATTTAATCTTGATTTTAAAGTCGAAAAGGTGGATATACTATCAACTATAAGAAAAGTAATAAACGATAATAAAAAATCCCTAATAAGACATTCCATATATCCTAAAATAGTATGCGAAGAAAATATAACTGTGGAAACAGATAATAAGTGGATATCCTTTGTAATAAATCAAATCCTAGTAAATGCGATAAAGTATTCAAAAGATGTTTCAGATAAAGATAAACATATTACATTTGAAATAAAGGACGAAGGATCAAGAACTATTTTGTCTATTGAAGATCAAGGTATTGGGATACCAAAGGAAGACAGGAGTAGGGTATTCAATGCGTTTTTCACAGGAATCAATGGGAGGAAAACCTCTGAATCTACAGGAATGGGAATGTATCTATCTAAGAGAATATGTGATGAGCTAGGTCATGGCCTGACATTAGAATCAGAGGAAGGAAAAGGGACTAAGTTCTTTATCATATTCTATAAAGGGAAAAACATATTTAATCTTACAATAATGTAA
- a CDS encoding ABC transporter ATP-binding protein, whose protein sequence is MSVLKADNITKIYGNKKGSLTVKALDKFSISIENGEFVGVMGPSGSGKTTLLNILATIDTPSSGALYINGTNPMQLDEKHTALFRRKELGFIFQDFNLLDTLSVKENIILPLVLEKVKAREIEERVNDIAGILNIKEILNKRPYEISGGQQQRAACARALIHNPSIILADEPTGNLDSKSSQEVMESLKSLNEERNATIMMVTHDPFAASFCHRIVMIKDGQFFLEIVKGGNRQAFFQEILDSLSLLGGNYNDIA, encoded by the coding sequence ATGTCAGTATTAAAAGCAGACAATATAACTAAAATATACGGTAATAAAAAAGGGAGTCTAACAGTAAAGGCTCTGGATAAATTCAGTATCAGTATAGAAAATGGAGAATTTGTAGGAGTAATGGGTCCTTCAGGTAGTGGAAAAACTACTCTGTTAAATATATTAGCTACTATAGATACGCCTTCTTCGGGAGCGCTTTATATAAATGGAACAAATCCTATGCAACTAGATGAAAAGCATACAGCCTTATTCAGAAGAAAAGAACTGGGATTCATTTTTCAAGACTTTAATCTTCTAGACACATTATCTGTAAAGGAAAATATTATACTCCCCTTAGTATTAGAAAAAGTGAAAGCAAGAGAAATAGAAGAAAGAGTAAATGATATAGCAGGGATATTGAATATAAAAGAGATACTCAACAAAAGACCCTATGAGATATCTGGAGGGCAGCAGCAAAGGGCAGCTTGTGCAAGAGCGCTTATACACAATCCATCTATAATACTTGCAGATGAGCCTACTGGAAATCTTGATTCTAAATCTTCTCAAGAAGTTATGGAATCCTTAAAAAGCCTAAATGAAGAAAGAAATGCTACTATAATGATGGTAACACATGACCCCTTTGCAGCAAGCTTCTGCCATAGAATAGTAATGATAAAAGATGGACAATTCTTTTTAGAAATAGTAAAGGGTGGCAATAGACAGGCATTTTTCCAGGAAATATTAGATTCGCTTTCTCTGTTAGGAGGAAACTACAATGACATTGCGTGA